One stretch of Siphonobacter curvatus DNA includes these proteins:
- the gcvH gene encoding glycine cleavage system protein GcvH produces the protein MNFPSELRYTAEHEWIKLVDGNVALVGITDYAQDQLGDVVFVEVNSLDQELAANEVFGSVEAVKTVSDLFLPVAGKVLEVNESLNDSPDKVNTDPYGDGWVIKLEVSNPADLDALMDAATYQESVH, from the coding sequence ATGAACTTTCCTTCAGAACTTCGCTACACCGCTGAACACGAATGGATTAAACTCGTTGACGGTAACGTAGCATTGGTTGGTATTACCGATTATGCTCAGGATCAATTGGGCGATGTGGTTTTCGTAGAAGTTAATTCCCTGGATCAGGAATTGGCTGCCAACGAAGTATTTGGTTCAGTAGAAGCCGTAAAAACGGTATCTGATCTGTTCCTGCCCGTTGCGGGTAAAGTGCTCGAAGTAAACGAGAGCCTCAACGACAGTCCCGATAAAGTCAATACCGATCCGTACGGTGATGGCTGGGTAATTAAGCTTGAGGTGTCAAATCCGGCTGATCTGGATGCCTTGATGGACGCCGCTACTTACCAGGAGTCTGTACACTAG
- a CDS encoding dihydroorotase, translated as MNLLFRSVRIIDPHSAFHNQVVDVWIEDGIIRKMGENLAAISSGQEIRQEGLCISPGWCDLRVHAKDPGYEAKEDLYSLKRAAAAGGFTEVVLLPNTKPVVQRKESLNYFRSFSEDQAVQFLPTAALTLGCEGKDFTEMLDLHHAGAVAFTDGEEPIWNADILLKSLQYLAQVNGLLIQRPEEPTLTVHGQMHEGNMSTMLGMRGIPTMAEELMIQRDLRLLEYAVETFDLRPRLHFSLVSTARSVELIRQAKAQGLPVTCDTAAHYLAFTDEDLVGFDTNLKVMPPFRPASEVEALRAALADGTIDALVSDHYPQDTESKNLEFDLADFGISSLETAFATALTYGNLGLEKVLELFTANPRSVLQRNPVTIAEGKIAQLTAFNPDEEWTVSLADWQSKGKNTPFVGKTLRGKVYGVVNQGTSTFHSKPLSFKV; from the coding sequence ATGAATCTTCTCTTTCGTTCCGTTCGCATTATTGATCCGCATTCGGCATTTCATAATCAGGTGGTGGATGTGTGGATTGAAGACGGTATCATTCGAAAAATGGGTGAAAATCTTGCCGCTATCTCCTCTGGGCAAGAAATCCGTCAGGAGGGACTTTGTATTTCGCCGGGCTGGTGCGATCTGCGGGTTCACGCCAAAGATCCTGGTTACGAGGCTAAGGAAGATTTATATAGCCTGAAACGGGCGGCCGCCGCTGGAGGCTTCACGGAAGTCGTACTGCTTCCCAATACCAAGCCTGTAGTACAGCGGAAAGAAAGCCTCAATTATTTCCGCAGTTTTTCCGAAGATCAGGCCGTACAGTTTTTACCCACTGCCGCTCTTACCCTGGGTTGCGAAGGCAAAGATTTCACGGAAATGCTTGATCTGCATCATGCGGGAGCCGTCGCTTTTACCGATGGCGAAGAACCCATCTGGAATGCCGACATCCTGCTGAAATCGCTTCAATATCTGGCCCAGGTGAATGGTCTGCTCATTCAACGTCCCGAAGAGCCTACGCTGACGGTTCACGGTCAGATGCACGAGGGAAATATGAGTACCATGCTAGGTATGCGGGGCATTCCAACTATGGCGGAGGAACTGATGATTCAGCGGGATTTACGCCTGCTGGAATACGCGGTGGAAACCTTTGACTTGCGGCCCCGGCTGCATTTTTCCCTGGTCTCAACGGCTCGTTCAGTAGAATTGATCCGGCAGGCGAAAGCTCAGGGATTACCCGTAACCTGCGATACGGCTGCTCATTACCTGGCGTTTACCGATGAAGATCTGGTCGGATTTGATACGAATCTGAAAGTAATGCCTCCGTTCCGGCCGGCCAGCGAAGTAGAAGCTCTGCGGGCGGCTCTGGCCGACGGTACCATTGATGCTCTGGTGTCCGATCACTATCCCCAGGATACGGAATCGAAGAACCTGGAGTTTGACTTAGCCGACTTTGGAATCAGTAGTCTGGAAACAGCTTTTGCAACGGCCCTGACCTACGGAAATCTGGGATTGGAAAAAGTCCTGGAACTCTTTACGGCCAATCCTCGCTCCGTATTACAGCGAAACCCGGTAACGATTGCCGAAGGGAAAATTGCTCAGTTGACCGCGTTTAATCCGGATGAAGAATGGACGGTAAGTTTGGCTGACTGGCAATCCAAAGGAAAGAATACACCCTTCGTAGGTAAAACCTTACGCGGAAAAGTGTACGGCGTCGTGAATCAGGGTACGAGTACCTTTCATAGCAAACCCTTGAGTTTTAAAGTATAG
- a CDS encoding DUF4199 domain-containing protein, with translation MINKYFLRLALGLGLLAGLACFAYFYVLKLTDAMPLGTRRNLGMILMWVAMAFGARRYWKNVRRPMNFLEIFGFCVLVVLTASFVDGLLVAGYVRYVEPSLVPEFITDLKRLALQDQTMVKEQFGNQKDAGPVDFKLFLEQIEQISPESIFWSNFGMLRMIFHFLYAALVAIWIRKMSASS, from the coding sequence ATGATTAACAAGTATTTTCTACGATTGGCTTTAGGCTTAGGCTTGCTGGCTGGATTAGCCTGCTTTGCTTATTTCTACGTACTAAAGCTGACAGACGCCATGCCACTGGGTACCCGCCGGAATCTGGGGATGATCCTCATGTGGGTAGCGATGGCCTTTGGAGCCCGCCGCTACTGGAAAAACGTCCGACGACCCATGAATTTTCTGGAAATCTTTGGGTTCTGCGTACTGGTCGTCTTGACGGCGAGCTTTGTGGACGGTTTATTAGTGGCGGGTTACGTTCGATATGTCGAACCTTCACTGGTTCCGGAATTTATCACAGATCTGAAACGCCTGGCCTTGCAGGATCAGACGATGGTCAAAGAACAATTTGGCAATCAGAAAGATGCAGGACCGGTTGACTTCAAGCTTTTTCTGGAGCAAATTGAGCAGATTTCCCCGGAATCTATTTTCTGGAGCAATTTTGGCATGTTACGCATGATTTTTCACTTCCTCTACGCGGCTCTGGTAGCGATCTGGATTCGGAAGATGAGTGCTAGTAGTTAA